CTGaatagagagcaatagtaattgcgtctttttgtaggcactaacctCGCCATGGATCATTTGCCAAAGCCTTTGGGGAAATAAacttgtttttttttgggggggggggggggggggggttggataaaagccgaaaataaggtctgtggtaaacacaggcttagcaGATCTTATATGTTTCattctatgagataatcttcatcagctaacgtcACTTTTGTGAATTTGGAAGCATTTATgtaatcaaaacaagcacataaaGCAAATAAAAGGTTGCATAATTCATTAAGGTCATGTTAATTGACTgatatctcatagaacaaaacatagatctTCTAAGCCTCAGACCTTATTCAAATCGCTTTCTTTTGCCATTCATTTCCCCCATAGGAATGTTCGAACTGACCAGCGGTATCTTATTTCCGGTTTTGAGGACTACAAGCTGGTGGGACCCATTGAGCTCAGTCAGCAATAAGGCAGACCGCCATAGTGACAGAAATGAGTAACCACTGACCTGCAATGGATATTAGAGGAACTGCGCAATCTTTCGGCAATCATCAAATCCCCAACACTGTAGGGTCCTTCTCACATAATTTATCGGACCATTCCTTTGTCAATTTAATTTTACACAGTTCTGAGTTCAGAAAAATACACTCTAAAAGAAACAAATAAAAATGAATCTTTTTGGTCTGACTTCTAAGGTTATCAGTAAATTAAACAAGGTAGGCTTACAGATTTAGTATAAAAAGGTATTATTTTATTTCTGTTATCAACGCTGAAACCTATTAGTACGTAACAATATAAACAATTACATTTGGCAATAAACAAGTTACTTTATTTAATTCTTCATAATTTTCCCTTATATCTTTGATATAAATGTATAATATTCTGTACATCTTAACATATAATTCCTATAATTTAAATGAATCATTGCAGTTAATCACACACATGAAGTTACCAAAATAGCACTTTACACAAATATGTTACAAATATGACACCAACACACACTAAAGGAGCATAACCATCTCTACCGTGAGAACAAGGAAGAACAAATTTAACATGGCAGGAAAATGTAAAATATCTTTAAAAGAGTAACTTAATTCAACAGTTAAATTAAACAAATGTATTTGAAtgttaataaataaataagaaaacGTAATACACATTATATACAGAAATAAATGATCAAGTTAACTTTAAGTCACTGTAAGTAAGTCATACTAACTATTAAAGTATAAATCATAATTATCTTCAATACCGTTTTGAAATACAATTATTTGATGCTGGTTTATTCAACTTCAAGTCTATAACGTGTACATTGATGGGGAATTTCTATCTGTTGCCTTCGGTATTTCACTACAATTGTCATGTACACCTTTTCATGTCCTAGAAATCATCAAAAAAGCAATACATCTATCTGAACATGGAAAGAAAGAGCAGGAAATAATAATGGCTGAGTTTTGGCTGTTTGCACATATACGATCTACATAATGGAATCTCCTGTGTCTCATTAGAGTGAGAACAATAGGAATAGGAGTTGGCCTTTGTAACTTTGTAACAGTCTCCCACTCAGTGCTCTGCAAGCTGTTTGAAGTTGATCACAAGACAGGAGCTGGAATCAAAGGCACTCAGCATGGCCTGGGAATTCTCTCTACCCTCATCCTTTATCTATTTCTACTCTTTATCATCCCCTATGTCTCTATCCacataatttatatatatatatatacacagtgccttcagaaagtattcacacccattgacttACAGCTGAATTTAAAATTATTACATTTGGATgtttgtcactggtctacacacaataccccataatgtcaaagtggaattatgtatttcaacatttttaccaattaataaaaaatgaaaagctgaaatgtcttgagtcaataagtattcaactctttcgttatggcaagcctaaataagtcaggagtaaaaatttgcttaacaagtcacataataagttgcatggactcaccgcgtttaataatagtgtttatcataatttttgaatgactaccacatctccgtaccccacacatacagttaaTTATATTTTAGGTCCCtgagtcgagcagtgaatttcaaacacagattcgaccacaaagaccagggaggttttccaatgcctggcaaagatggtagatgggtaaaattgaatatccctttgagcatggtaaagttattaattacaattttgatggtgcatcaatacaaccagtcactacaaagatacaggtatccttcctaactcagtttccggagaggaaggaaaccgctcagggatttcaccatgaggccaatggtgactttaaaacagtcacagagtttaatgtctgtgataggagaaaactgaggatggatcaacaacattgtagttactccacaatactaacctaattgacagggtgaaaagaaggaagtctgaaCAGAATAcaaacattccaaaacatgcatcctgtttgcaacaaggcactaaagcaattcactttttgtcctgaatacaaagtgctatgtttgtggcaaatccaatacaacacattactgagtacaactctccatattttcaagcatagtggtggtggactggggagtttttctgtttaaaaaataaactgactggagctaagcacaggcaaaatcctagaggaaaagctggttcagtctgctttcctccagatactgggagattaattcacctttcagcaagacaataacctaaacacaaggccaaatctacactggagttgcttaccaagagcacagtgaatgttcctgagtggccgagttacagttctgacttaaatctacttgaaactctatggcaagacctgaaaatgattgtatagcaatgatcaacaaccaatttgacagagcttgaagaatttaaaaaataataattggcaCATTTTTCCCAATCCAGATATTGAAAGCTCTTTAGAGACctactcagaaagactcacagctgtaatcgctgccaaaggtgatcctACAAAATAGGAtcaggggtataaatacttacgtaaatgagatatttctgtatttcattttcaatacatttgtaaacatttcttaatgcatgttttcactttgtcattatggggtattgtgtgtagatggttgaaaaaaatgtatttcggctgtaacacaaaaagtcaaggggtatgaatactttctgaaggcactgatgtatatatatatatatatatatacacacatttatatatattttttccctgAAATCATCCtttatccatctctcctctatccaTTTCTCGTCTCTGCCTTTCCATTGCTACCATTTACTACTGTATCCTCTGCTATCCATTTCTCTCATCCTCAACCGATCTCTACTTCAGCTTGGAACATCAGGGAAACTTGGAGTTGGATTTCCTCTAACATGAAGTCACAGTTGCTAATGCTATTTGGTTTGTAAATTGGGTGGCAATTCATGACGAAAGTCATTTGTTTctatgtgtttttgtttgtgtgtatatgcgtACTTGTGCGTGCCTTGATCAGTCCCCTAGTTCCCTCCTCAGCAGTACTCCTCTCTTTGTGGATCCGGCAGGTCATTCAGGTCCAGAAACACTGAAGCATTGGACAGCTTCCTTCCATTACTGGACAAGTCCAGCAATTCCTCTGCTGTGCAACCTGAGCTGGGTACTGAGCTGATGTACATGTCCCACACCTGTTCCACATGTCCAACTTGTCCCACCCCAACCCCTGGTCCAGAGTCCAGCTCCAGAAGCTTCTGCTTGATCTTCAGGTTCTTCTCGATGTTTCTGCGCTTGTGTTTGAACTCCAGGATGGTCTTGGTGTAGCGGTTGATGATGGTGACCGAGGAGGCCATGCAAGCTGTGAACGAGCTCCACGccaggctagagagagagagagagagagagagagagagagagagagagagagagagagagagagagagagagagagagagagagagagagagaataataataataaggagATGAACAGACAAACTTTTACATGTCAAAGCCACATCTTTATTGGCAGGTGTGTAGAAGTGTActggtagagagggagattaaatttaaaaaaaactccaAATGACATTTTTTCAAGTGATTTAAAGacatttctctgtgtgtgtgtgtgtgtgtgcttacatgTATGACCAGCTGTAGTCCCATGTCTGAGGCTTCCAGTCCTCTGGCCCCACACTGACTGTCAGCTGGAAGGCTGTAGTGAACATCATGTGGGCCACCATGCCGAGTAGACCTGGAAAGTCAAGTAAAAAAAACATCCCAATCACGGACATGCATTTCTTGGAGCAATGttgtcgattttcaaaacagagTCCACAAGACACAAGAACTCTATTCATGCGTTTTCAAAATGGAGTTGCCTTctcaaaacataaatacattcatcTAAACTATATTATAACGTAAAATTGCTAATATATTCATAAAAAGGACACGACTGTCTGCAAAAAGATTACCGCAACCATACTTGTCTCTTGAGTCCAAGCAGACAAAACAGAACGTTCCAGTAGATCAATACATATTCTTTGCAGTCACTAAATCATGATGATCAAAATTGGGAGTACATCTATCCAATGGTGCAGAATTATGGGCAATTACTCTCCTGTTATGCATATTTCACCAAACAATTTAAtacagatcaaatcaaatattattcctgatcaaaataaataaaaagcacaCTGTGTGCAGGATTCGTTCATCTGTATCACCACAATCCAAATTCATGTATGCAATACATAGGCTGGTTTCCtcaaagttttgtagacttttcATTGGCACACAGAAACACAATCCACAATAGAAATAAGGAAAGGTGAATACGAATGGAGGAACATAACTGAATGTACAGTATAGGCCTCAATCCACACCAAAGCAAAGCTCTAAAATGGAAGGTCACAAAATTGGAGATGACGACTTAGGAGTAACCCAAAGTTACTTCTATTCTCGGAATATCTGCATGTCTGCAATATTTAAATGAATGAAACTGATGTGGTGATTTAGAATTGTGTGTAGTAGTATTTACTGATTGCCGGAAATAGTGAAGACAGCTGCACACATTTCTCTTCTgatgaaaacaatgtaaatatTCGGTGAACACTGTATTCACTGATGACATTTGTATTTAAAGTTTAGCAAAAGATGGTCTAAGATCTGCAAGCAAGGTAAAAAGGCAAGAATATTATCGGAAGTGATGTAAATGTATTTAAGCATTTGATCATTGCTGTTTTGCTATAGATACGTTTGAGCACAGATCCCAAAATATCTTCAACACGATTGGGAAAACTGTAAACTAGTCCAGCGCTGTAGAATAGAGCATTATAGAGAAGTGTGTGAAGTTCCATTTTTCACCACAGGGAGACAATGTTGAGCTATAATGGAACCTACCGTAAATCCTTGAGCGCTACTGGATGTGCAGACATTTCTTCCATCCCAGCACAAACACACCAGATTCAGCTACACTAATCCTAGTCCTAAAGtccttgatgatgagttgatagTTGAATcatgtgtgttagtgctgggctggaacaaaacctTACTGCCCCTGTAGCAGCTCAC
This genomic interval from Salvelinus fontinalis isolate EN_2023a chromosome 30, ASM2944872v1, whole genome shotgun sequence contains the following:
- the gsg1l2b gene encoding germ cell-specific gene 1-like protein isoform X3, which gives rise to MGGIDRQRRVSLALTLNFLALILAVSALTTSYWCEGTRKVAKPFCTGPVTTKQSFCIRFNSSNINDSRLVQYIWESGEDKYIMRKFHTGIWFSCEENVNMTGEICRSFIYVTPSHERGLLGMVAHMMFTTAFQLTVSVGPEDWKPQTWDYSWSYILAWSSFTACMASSVTIINRYTKTILEFKHKRRNIEKNLKIKQKLLELDSGPGVGVGQVGHVEQVWDMYISSVPSSGCTAEELLDLSSNGRKLSNASVFLDLNDLPDPQREEYC
- the gsg1l2b gene encoding germ cell-specific gene 1-like protein isoform X2, which encodes MGGIDRQRRVSLALTLNFLALILAVSALTTSYWCEGTRKVAKPFCTGPVTTKQSFCIRFNSSNINDSRLVQYIWESGEDKYIMRKFHTGIWFSCEENVNMTGVLWLCIVSECLYILLLATGGILMSIEACHLGNVIDGLKLNAFAAIFTVLSGLLGMVAHMMFTTAFQLTVSVGPEDWKPQTWDYSWSYILAWSSFTACMASSVTIINRYTKTILEFKHKRRNIEKNLKIKQKLLELDSGPGVGVGQVGHVEQVWDMYISSVPSSGCTAEELLDLSSNGRKLSNASVFLDLNDLPDPQREEYC